Proteins from a single region of Syntrophales bacterium:
- a CDS encoding ATP-binding protein: MFRIKIILLSILISGSVLVAFGLYFLTVIHDVSLDRIDLELRSLGPRPIHLWRLTRGGEELDRRLQSVYGTERWKDIIVQIRTGRNEVLYQSPHWPAVISEDSFPEYDRRMETPPPLPAFFPERRQRPERSGRNAGAVYPMSQAPPGAGNRPPMPPRSGFPPDRPAGPPADSVSPPSPLPAPPEPFRMKQHFFKTLKADGKTWRVGIMGDPFVTILIGMNMAGFHSDEARYRKTFFIAVPIALLLLAAGGWLITRRALRPVADITRTAESITAQGLDRRIPSSPGPDDEFSRLVNVINDMLDRLEKSFRQAVRFSADAAHELKTPLTILQGMLDDAVQHAATGSDEQRSYGALIEEVQRLKAIVQKLLILSHADAGQLALNLEPLDISAVVESAAEDVGAVAPHLRLEQEIAPHVTVQADPDLFRQVVQNLTSNAVKYNREGGLIRFRLEERGERVIFTIANTGTPIPEADREKIFLRFHRVDQSRSGAVPGSGLGLSLAREIVHAHRGTLRLDDDPGGLISFTLTLPRTPPKT, translated from the coding sequence TTGTTCCGCATCAAGATCATCCTGCTGTCGATCCTGATCTCGGGCTCCGTTCTCGTCGCCTTCGGCCTGTATTTCCTCACCGTGATCCATGACGTAAGCCTCGACCGGATCGACCTGGAGCTCCGTTCCCTGGGACCGCGCCCCATCCACCTCTGGCGGCTCACGAGGGGCGGGGAGGAGCTGGATCGGCGGCTTCAGTCCGTTTACGGCACCGAGCGCTGGAAAGACATCATCGTTCAGATCAGGACCGGAAGGAACGAGGTCCTGTACCAGTCCCCCCACTGGCCCGCGGTGATTTCCGAAGACTCATTCCCCGAGTATGACCGGAGAATGGAAACCCCTCCGCCCCTTCCCGCCTTCTTCCCGGAGCGCCGGCAACGCCCTGAACGTTCCGGCCGCAATGCCGGCGCGGTCTATCCGATGAGCCAGGCACCCCCGGGCGCGGGGAACAGGCCCCCGATGCCGCCCCGCTCCGGATTCCCGCCGGACAGGCCGGCGGGTCCTCCCGCGGATTCCGTCTCTCCGCCGTCGCCGTTGCCCGCTCCGCCGGAACCGTTCCGTATGAAGCAGCATTTCTTCAAGACCCTGAAGGCCGACGGGAAGACATGGCGGGTCGGGATCATGGGCGACCCGTTCGTCACGATCCTGATCGGCATGAACATGGCGGGGTTCCATTCGGACGAAGCCCGCTACAGAAAGACATTCTTCATCGCCGTGCCGATCGCGCTGCTCCTGCTTGCCGCGGGCGGATGGCTCATCACCCGAAGGGCGCTCCGGCCCGTCGCGGACATCACCCGGACGGCGGAGTCCATCACGGCACAGGGCCTGGATCGCCGGATCCCCTCGTCGCCCGGACCTGACGACGAGTTTTCCCGGCTGGTGAACGTGATCAACGACATGCTGGACCGGCTGGAGAAGAGCTTCCGGCAGGCGGTGCGGTTCAGCGCCGATGCCGCCCATGAGCTGAAGACGCCGCTGACGATCCTGCAGGGGATGCTCGACGACGCCGTGCAGCACGCGGCCACGGGCTCCGACGAGCAGCGCTCCTACGGCGCACTCATCGAAGAGGTCCAGCGGCTCAAAGCGATCGTGCAGAAGCTCCTGATCCTCTCCCACGCCGACGCGGGGCAGCTGGCCCTGAACCTGGAGCCCCTCGACATAAGCGCCGTCGTTGAATCAGCTGCCGAGGACGTCGGGGCCGTCGCACCGCATCTGCGCCTGGAGCAGGAAATCGCCCCGCACGTCACGGTGCAGGCCGATCCGGACCTGTTCCGGCAGGTCGTCCAGAATCTCACGTCCAACGCCGTCAAGTACAACAGGGAAGGCGGCCTGATCCGCTTCCGCCTGGAGGAGCGCGGGGAACGGGTGATCTTCACGATCGCCAATACCGGCACCCCGATCCCGGAGGCGGACCGCGAGAAGATCTTCCTCCGCTTCCACCGGGTCGACCAATCGCGCAGCGGCGCCGTCCCGGGATCCGGCCTCGGACTGAGCCTCGCCCGGGAGATCGTCCACGCCCACCGGGGGACCCTTCGCCTGGACGACGATCCCGGCGGCCTGATCTCCTTCACGCTGACCCTGCCCCGCACCCCCCCGAAAACCTGA
- a CDS encoding response regulator transcription factor: MRVLFVEDDRKIISFVKRGLQEQGFVVDVCEDGDEGFAMATGQAYDVILLDIMLPGRDGLTILRQLREMKNTVPVILLTARSALSERVEGLNLGADDYLSKPFYIEELYARIHAVTRRRTGQQLSLLQDGDLVVNLITREVRTDKGMVELTAREFNLLALLMRSPGRVYTRTQILEHVWGYFFDPQTNVVDVYIRRLRSKMDSDPERLRIETVRGVGYRFNRASKE, translated from the coding sequence ATGCGCGTGCTTTTCGTCGAGGACGACAGGAAAATCATCTCCTTTGTGAAAAGGGGCCTCCAGGAACAGGGCTTCGTCGTGGACGTCTGCGAGGACGGCGACGAGGGCTTTGCCATGGCCACCGGGCAGGCGTACGACGTCATCCTGCTGGACATCATGCTCCCCGGCCGCGACGGGCTGACGATCCTCCGGCAGCTCCGGGAAATGAAGAACACGGTCCCGGTGATCCTGCTGACGGCCCGCTCGGCGTTGAGCGAGCGGGTCGAGGGCCTGAACCTGGGGGCGGACGACTACCTCAGCAAGCCGTTCTACATCGAGGAGCTGTACGCGCGGATCCATGCCGTCACCCGGAGGAGAACGGGCCAGCAGCTCAGCCTGCTCCAGGACGGCGATCTCGTGGTCAACCTGATCACGCGGGAGGTCCGGACGGACAAGGGGATGGTCGAGCTGACGGCCCGGGAATTCAACCTGCTGGCGCTGCTCATGCGCTCTCCCGGACGGGTGTATACCCGGACGCAGATCCTGGAGCACGTCTGGGGCTACTTCTTCGACCCCCAGACCAACGTCGTGGACGTCTATATCCGGAGGCTCCGCAGCAAGATGGACAGCGACCCGGAGCGCCTGCGCATTGAGACGGTCCGGGGCGTCGGATACCGGTTCAACAGGGCATCCAAGGAGTAG
- a CDS encoding sigma 54-interacting transcriptional regulator, whose translation MSKGGQDFFRDATVRLCSSLDIEKAMFRCLSYLHHHIPAREMLLTIFDPNTHLIHNIATVDLEGVKQPFPSKPLSEEAINRINRDAGAWSEIKILERAELHPAALTLASSIDPSKTSIMYMSLVIEGKFLGSVVFLADGKGVFRDEHAALVSQLREPFNIAVSNALRYREVMRLKDMVDAENRNLTRELRYTTEDEIVGADGGLREVMEMVRKVASLNSPVLLLGETGVGKEVVANAIHYASPRKDKPFVTVNCGAIPESLMDSELFGHERGAFTGAIAQKKGRFERADRGSIFLDEVAELPPSAQVRLLRVLQNRQIERVGGAETISVDIRIIAATHRNLEEMVRSGRFREDLWFRLNIFPVMIPPLRHRRDDIPGLLDHFIQEKSRELKIHTPPPLSPDVMERLMSYHWPGNVRELENLVERELIRSRTPNGNHALTFEPFGWPKHPQDTWRPTEGRNTILTLNEAMSRHIQEALSMTKGKIYGPDGAARRLKVNPNTLRSRMKKLGIVKKSRESADDKPWETFQSHNLTI comes from the coding sequence ATGAGTAAAGGGGGCCAGGATTTTTTCCGGGATGCAACCGTACGGCTGTGCAGCAGCCTCGACATCGAGAAAGCGATGTTCCGCTGTCTTTCCTACCTTCACCACCATATTCCCGCCCGGGAAATGCTGCTCACCATCTTCGATCCGAACACACACCTGATCCATAATATCGCGACGGTGGACCTGGAAGGCGTCAAGCAGCCCTTCCCGTCGAAACCCCTGTCGGAGGAGGCCATCAACCGGATCAACCGGGACGCCGGCGCCTGGAGCGAGATCAAGATCCTGGAGCGGGCAGAGCTGCATCCGGCGGCCCTGACACTTGCCAGCAGCATCGATCCGTCAAAGACGTCGATCATGTACATGAGCCTGGTCATCGAGGGAAAATTCCTGGGATCCGTCGTCTTCCTGGCCGACGGGAAAGGGGTGTTCCGGGACGAGCATGCCGCCCTTGTCTCCCAGCTCCGGGAGCCTTTCAACATCGCCGTCTCGAACGCGCTGCGCTATCGGGAAGTGATGAGGCTCAAGGACATGGTGGACGCGGAGAACCGGAACCTGACCCGGGAGCTGCGATACACGACGGAAGACGAAATCGTCGGCGCCGACGGCGGCCTGAGGGAAGTCATGGAGATGGTGAGGAAGGTGGCATCCCTCAACAGCCCCGTCCTGCTCCTGGGAGAAACCGGCGTCGGCAAGGAGGTTGTCGCCAATGCCATTCATTACGCGTCTCCCCGGAAGGATAAGCCTTTCGTTACGGTAAACTGTGGAGCCATCCCGGAGAGCCTGATGGACAGTGAGCTTTTCGGACACGAGCGGGGCGCGTTTACCGGCGCCATCGCCCAGAAGAAAGGCCGCTTCGAGCGGGCCGACCGGGGGAGCATTTTTCTCGACGAGGTGGCCGAGCTTCCACCCTCCGCTCAGGTAAGGCTGCTTCGGGTCCTGCAGAACCGGCAGATCGAGCGAGTGGGGGGCGCGGAGACGATCTCCGTCGACATCCGCATCATCGCTGCCACGCACAGAAACCTGGAAGAGATGGTTCGCAGCGGGAGATTCCGGGAAGACCTGTGGTTCCGGCTCAATATCTTTCCCGTCATGATTCCCCCTCTGAGGCACCGGCGGGACGATATTCCCGGGCTGCTCGATCACTTCATCCAGGAAAAATCCAGGGAGCTGAAGATCCACACTCCACCGCCCCTGTCCCCTGACGTGATGGAGCGCCTCATGAGTTACCACTGGCCGGGAAACGTCCGGGAACTCGAAAATCTCGTGGAACGCGAGCTGATCCGCAGCAGAACGCCCAACGGGAATCATGCGCTGACCTTCGAGCCGTTCGGATGGCCAAAGCATCCGCAGGATACATGGAGGCCGACGGAGGGAAGAAACACGATCCTGACACTCAATGAAGCAATGTCCAGGCACATCCAGGAAGCCTTGAGCATGACGAAAGGGAAGATTTACGGACCCGACGGCGCGGCCAGGCGATTGAAGGTGAATCCCAACACCCTGAGAAGCCGGATGAAGAAACTGGGCATCGTGAAAAAGAGCAGGGAAAGCGCAGACGACAAGCCCTGGGAAACGTTCCAGAGCCACAACCTGACCATATGA
- a CDS encoding GPR1/FUN34/YaaH family transporter — protein MAHEHTFASPGPGGLAALAVACFGFGAVFLGKVDISGFPLLAAWLVGGCLVQYTTAVMELKDHNIVGGNVFLFFSAFFMLAAALSVFSKWYLVSFVFGPKAAKDAMDAAMAAAGVADVKMLTPEQLAAAKAGIGKAVGAMLGKAVHVEGWMWMAGAGFLTAVTPAYAKSNAFLFILVLLVDVSLWCIVGLDTGWFGTPATVKPIVGWCLIIAGWIGIYMAGAVVCNTTYGKSVFFVPKPLVK, from the coding sequence ATGGCACACGAGCATACGTTTGCGTCTCCCGGGCCTGGCGGGCTGGCGGCCCTTGCCGTTGCGTGTTTCGGTTTCGGGGCGGTATTTCTGGGCAAGGTGGACATATCCGGATTTCCCCTGCTGGCCGCCTGGCTGGTCGGCGGTTGCCTCGTTCAATACACCACCGCGGTGATGGAGTTGAAGGACCACAATATCGTCGGCGGCAACGTGTTTCTGTTCTTCTCGGCATTTTTCATGCTGGCGGCGGCGCTCAGCGTCTTTTCGAAATGGTATCTTGTCAGTTTCGTTTTCGGGCCCAAGGCGGCCAAGGATGCCATGGATGCAGCCATGGCGGCGGCCGGTGTGGCCGACGTGAAAATGCTCACCCCGGAGCAGCTGGCGGCGGCCAAGGCCGGAATCGGCAAGGCAGTCGGCGCCATGTTGGGAAAGGCGGTCCATGTCGAGGGATGGATGTGGATGGCGGGCGCGGGCTTCCTGACCGCGGTAACGCCGGCCTACGCCAAGAGCAATGCCTTTCTTTTCATCCTGGTTCTTCTGGTCGATGTCTCCCTGTGGTGCATCGTCGGTCTCGACACCGGATGGTTTGGAACGCCTGCGACGGTCAAGCCGATCGTGGGATGGTGCCTGATCATCGCCGGGTGGATCGGCATTTATATGGCCGGGGCGGTTGTGTGCAACACCACCTACGGCAAGTCCGTGTTCTTTGTGCCCAAGCCCCTGGTGAAGTAG
- a CDS encoding MerR family transcriptional regulator produces MNVKIGDISKQSGVPASTIRYYVREGLLPAPVKINKKMSHYDDACVERLKVIQYFQERRYFPLYLIKNILRRMDEGLSLQEAEAVENAVFKPEESDRNLVDRGTVLAESGLTDAEMRQAEEIGILVPFAVEGGQPLYDDDDVRFCRDVLKRIVDFGLDLQSLAFYVDLGRSIVTREMSLRRKIVSGKASRENIRITVELSKVGDFLRDYVMRRLFRQQVQENIQKSLTKTTSGRTGRRKTNNQQEV; encoded by the coding sequence ATGAACGTAAAAATCGGCGATATCTCGAAACAGAGCGGGGTTCCCGCCTCCACCATCCGCTATTACGTCCGGGAAGGGCTGCTCCCGGCTCCCGTAAAGATCAACAAGAAGATGTCCCACTATGACGACGCCTGCGTCGAACGGCTGAAGGTTATTCAGTACTTTCAGGAGCGTCGCTACTTTCCCCTGTATCTCATCAAGAACATCCTGCGCAGGATGGACGAGGGTCTGAGCCTGCAGGAGGCCGAGGCCGTCGAAAACGCCGTCTTCAAGCCCGAGGAGAGCGACCGGAACCTGGTGGACCGGGGGACCGTTCTGGCCGAATCGGGGCTGACCGACGCGGAAATGCGGCAGGCGGAGGAGATCGGGATTCTGGTTCCCTTTGCCGTCGAGGGAGGGCAGCCCCTTTACGATGACGACGACGTCCGCTTCTGCAGGGACGTCCTGAAGAGGATCGTCGATTTCGGACTGGATCTGCAGTCCCTCGCCTTTTACGTGGACCTGGGCAGGTCCATCGTGACCAGGGAGATGAGCCTCCGCCGGAAAATCGTCTCCGGCAAGGCCTCCCGGGAAAACATCCGGATCACCGTGGAGCTCTCCAAGGTGGGTGACTTTCTGCGCGACTACGTCATGCGAAGGCTCTTCCGGCAGCAGGTCCAGGAGAATATCCAAAAGAGCCTCACCAAGACCACAAGCGGCAGGACAGGGCGCCGCAAAACCAATAACCAACAGGAGGTGTAG
- a CDS encoding nitronate monooxygenase — protein MFKTAITEMFGVKYPIICGAMMWLCKPKFCAAISNAGGLGNLTAGNYDTDADFRDAIRETRKLTDKPFMVNITMLPSVRITAEHHKMYIRVCAEEKVDGIEFSGTPADKAAGMEYVEMLKKAGVKIFHKVGSVRHAVHAEKVGYDGIYAAGIEEGGHPLSDDVTTMVLTPRIVESVKIPVVTVGGIADGRGLAAALALGASGVMMASRFVATKECEVHENIKQELVRRQEFETVIYGKSIGLQGRGLNTKILQEVLAIEERGGAFDELIPLLAGQKVKEAWETGKVDYAPLMVGQSIGLIKDIPTCAELLDSMAKQACECARKALASCG, from the coding sequence ATGTTCAAGACAGCGATTACGGAGATGTTCGGGGTGAAGTATCCGATTATCTGCGGGGCGATGATGTGGCTCTGCAAGCCGAAGTTCTGCGCCGCCATTTCCAACGCCGGCGGCCTGGGCAACCTGACGGCCGGCAACTACGATACGGATGCGGACTTTCGGGATGCCATCCGGGAGACGCGAAAGCTCACGGACAAGCCCTTCATGGTCAACATCACCATGCTGCCCTCGGTGCGGATCACCGCCGAACACCACAAGATGTACATCCGCGTCTGCGCGGAGGAGAAGGTGGACGGCATCGAATTCTCCGGGACGCCCGCCGACAAGGCCGCGGGCATGGAATATGTCGAGATGCTGAAGAAGGCCGGTGTGAAGATCTTCCACAAGGTCGGCTCCGTCCGCCACGCCGTCCACGCGGAAAAGGTCGGCTACGACGGGATCTATGCGGCCGGCATCGAAGAGGGAGGCCATCCCCTGAGCGACGACGTGACAACGATGGTCCTGACGCCCCGCATCGTGGAGAGCGTGAAGATTCCCGTCGTGACGGTGGGCGGGATCGCCGACGGGCGGGGCCTTGCCGCGGCGCTGGCCCTCGGGGCCTCCGGCGTGATGATGGCGAGCCGCTTCGTGGCAACGAAGGAGTGCGAGGTCCATGAGAATATCAAGCAGGAGCTGGTCCGTCGCCAGGAATTCGAGACGGTCATCTACGGGAAGTCCATCGGGCTCCAGGGCCGGGGGCTGAACACCAAGATCCTCCAGGAAGTGCTTGCCATCGAGGAGCGGGGCGGCGCTTTTGACGAGCTGATTCCGCTCTTGGCGGGCCAGAAGGTGAAGGAGGCCTGGGAGACGGGCAAGGTCGATTACGCTCCCCTCATGGTCGGCCAGTCCATCGGCCTGATCAAGGATATCCCCACCTGTGCCGAGCTTTTGGACAGCATGGCGAAACAGGCCTGTGAATGCGCCCGGAAGGCCCTCGCAAGCTGTGGTTGA
- a CDS encoding long-chain fatty acid--CoA ligase produces the protein MVQQEQIDSLAVLWEKAASRHADRPYIGTRNPSGTYDWVTFREVDVRIRNLRGGLSRIGVKRGDAVGIIANNRLEWVIAAFATYSLGARYVTMYESELIQTCRYIVNDASVKALFVSKPEILEKVKDFPKEIPSLENIILIEGQGKGSMEELERIGAKSPVEAVRPERDEIAGLIYTSGTTGDPKGVLISHWNFCSNVMACRDRYPHLSGSDRCINILPWAHSYAQTVELYVFTINGGSIGIMGSTATIVQDMAQVRPTFVVAVPRVFNKIYENLHAAMNEKGGLAKALFDAGLKSARARRNGGAGIVDGIVYALADRIVFRKIRDRFGGRLREALTGAAAISPEISYFFDDIGINLYESYGMTELSPGITANSPRANKKGSVGRPLMGVRVVIDPSVVEEGARDGEIVVYGPNVMRGYHNKPELTKAAMTPDGGIRTGDRGRLDEDGYLYITGRIKEQFKLENAKFVFPAAMEEDITLNPLIQNALIYGDNRPYTVCLVVPDPIALKKYAEAHNLSGETGELSRSRQVQEMIGKEIGRSLAGKYGTYEIPKKFVFIHEPFSVENGMITQTMKMKRKAILDRHMPEIEALYGEN, from the coding sequence ATGGTTCAGCAGGAGCAGATCGACAGCCTCGCAGTGCTCTGGGAGAAAGCCGCCTCGCGGCATGCCGACCGTCCCTATATCGGGACGCGGAATCCCTCCGGCACGTATGACTGGGTAACATTCAGGGAAGTGGACGTGCGAATCCGCAATCTGCGCGGCGGTCTCAGCAGGATCGGCGTCAAAAGGGGCGACGCCGTCGGAATCATCGCCAATAACCGCCTCGAATGGGTCATCGCGGCCTTCGCCACCTACAGCCTCGGCGCGCGCTATGTGACCATGTACGAGTCGGAGTTGATCCAGACGTGCCGTTATATTGTCAACGATGCATCCGTGAAGGCCCTGTTCGTCTCCAAACCGGAGATTCTCGAGAAGGTGAAGGACTTCCCGAAGGAGATCCCGAGCCTGGAGAACATCATCCTCATCGAGGGACAGGGAAAGGGCTCCATGGAGGAACTGGAGCGGATCGGTGCGAAGAGCCCCGTGGAGGCGGTCCGTCCCGAGCGGGACGAGATCGCCGGCCTCATCTACACGTCGGGAACGACGGGGGACCCCAAGGGGGTCCTCATTTCCCACTGGAATTTCTGCAGCAACGTCATGGCCTGCCGGGACCGGTACCCCCACCTGTCCGGCAGCGACCGGTGCATCAACATCCTTCCCTGGGCACACTCCTATGCCCAGACCGTCGAGCTGTATGTCTTCACCATCAACGGGGGATCCATCGGCATCATGGGGAGCACGGCGACGATCGTCCAGGACATGGCCCAGGTCCGGCCGACCTTCGTCGTGGCGGTGCCCCGGGTCTTCAACAAGATATACGAGAATCTCCACGCGGCCATGAATGAAAAGGGGGGGCTCGCGAAGGCCCTTTTCGACGCGGGGCTGAAAAGCGCCCGGGCCCGCCGCAACGGCGGGGCCGGAATCGTGGACGGGATCGTCTATGCCCTGGCCGACCGGATCGTCTTCCGGAAGATCCGGGACCGCTTCGGCGGCCGCCTGCGGGAGGCCCTGACGGGGGCCGCGGCGATCAGCCCGGAGATTTCCTATTTTTTTGACGACATCGGAATCAACCTCTACGAATCCTACGGCATGACGGAGCTCTCACCGGGCATCACGGCCAATTCCCCGAGGGCCAACAAAAAGGGCAGCGTGGGGCGTCCCCTCATGGGGGTTCGGGTCGTCATCGATCCGTCCGTCGTCGAGGAGGGCGCCCGGGACGGGGAGATCGTCGTCTATGGTCCGAACGTGATGCGGGGATACCACAACAAGCCGGAGCTGACGAAGGCGGCGATGACGCCCGACGGCGGCATCCGGACGGGCGACCGGGGCCGCCTCGACGAGGACGGCTACCTCTACATCACGGGAAGGATCAAGGAGCAGTTCAAGCTGGAAAACGCCAAGTTCGTCTTCCCCGCCGCCATGGAGGAGGACATCACCCTGAATCCGCTCATCCAGAATGCCCTGATCTACGGGGACAACCGGCCGTATACCGTGTGCCTGGTGGTGCCCGATCCCATTGCCCTCAAGAAGTACGCGGAAGCGCACAACCTGTCCGGCGAGACCGGGGAGCTTTCCAGGAGCAGGCAGGTGCAGGAGATGATCGGGAAAGAGATCGGCCGCTCCCTCGCGGGCAAATACGGCACCTACGAGATTCCCAAGAAATTCGTCTTTATCCATGAGCCGTTCTCGGTGGAAAACGGCATGATCACCCAGACGATGAAGATGAAGCGAAAGGCGATCCTGGACAGGCACATGCCGGAGATTGAGGCGTTGTACGGCGAGAATTGA
- a CDS encoding thioesterase family protein, translating into MADILKGYPVSLEVPVAWGEMDAMGHVNNIVYFRYFESARIAYFEKMGLIDFMKKTGIGPILATTSCRFRIPLTYPDSVLIGAKVVSVEEDRFVMNYIVVSKKHRKPAAEGEGVIVAFDYRGGKKVPVPEALKQKVLEIEKSGRAERPSRLNS; encoded by the coding sequence ATGGCCGACATCCTGAAAGGCTATCCCGTCAGTCTGGAAGTGCCCGTCGCCTGGGGCGAGATGGATGCCATGGGGCACGTCAACAACATCGTGTACTTCCGCTATTTCGAGAGCGCACGGATCGCCTATTTCGAGAAGATGGGGCTGATCGACTTCATGAAGAAGACCGGCATCGGCCCGATTCTCGCGACGACGTCCTGCCGGTTCCGGATTCCCCTGACCTACCCGGACAGCGTCCTGATCGGGGCGAAGGTCGTCTCTGTGGAGGAAGACCGGTTTGTCATGAATTACATCGTCGTGAGCAAAAAACACCGGAAGCCGGCCGCGGAAGGGGAGGGTGTGATCGTGGCCTTCGATTACCGGGGAGGGAAGAAGGTGCCCGTCCCGGAGGCGCTGAAGCAGAAGGTCCTGGAAATCGAGAAATCCGGGCGTGCCGAGCGGCCCAGCCGGCTCAACAGTTGA
- the lexA gene encoding transcriptional repressor LexA: protein MAAKRTIQSVEQTIGSFFRRNRRMPTYTEMIELLDVRSKSVVHFWVNKLIQNGFLEKDDKGFLKPTRMTFGVPMAGSVQAGFPTAEEEGLCDILSLDEFLVARPESSFLLQVSGDSMTGAGIMEGDLVVVEKGREPRNGDIVVAEVDGDWTLKHFRRQGKEIFLEAANPKYPPIAPRNELRLGGVVTAVVRKYSS from the coding sequence ATGGCCGCCAAACGAACGATCCAGAGCGTCGAACAGACCATCGGCTCCTTTTTCCGCCGGAACCGGCGGATGCCCACCTACACCGAAATGATCGAACTCCTGGACGTGCGCTCCAAGAGCGTCGTCCACTTCTGGGTGAACAAGCTCATCCAGAACGGCTTTCTGGAAAAGGACGACAAGGGCTTTCTGAAGCCCACCCGGATGACCTTCGGCGTCCCCATGGCCGGTTCCGTCCAGGCGGGATTTCCCACCGCGGAAGAGGAGGGTCTCTGCGACATCCTGTCGCTTGACGAGTTCCTGGTAGCGCGACCGGAATCCTCCTTCCTGCTTCAGGTGAGCGGAGACTCGATGACCGGGGCCGGGATCATGGAGGGGGACCTTGTCGTCGTCGAGAAGGGGCGGGAGCCCCGGAACGGAGACATTGTCGTCGCGGAAGTGGATGGGGACTGGACGCTCAAGCATTTCCGCCGGCAGGGGAAAGAGATTTTCCTGGAGGCCGCCAATCCGAAATACCCGCCGATTGCTCCGCGGAACGAACTCCGTCTCGGAGGAGTCGTGACGGCGGTGGTCCGAAAATACAGTTCATAG
- a CDS encoding DNA cytosine methyltransferase, which yields MNVLELFCGIGGFADAAGNRAHIVAAVDQSPHALAVYRLNHPETPAVEWNLETVTAEDLRAFPADMWWLSPPCQPYSVRGHRRDLDDPRALSFRNLLEILQVDPPLHLGLENVEGFAESRARKRLLEILDAGGFRIAERRLCPMELGIPSRRPRYYLIASREELLDPPPPTVREEPLAYYLDEPPSPGLFLPAERIERFRRGLRVLDPCNSSSYTTCFTSSYGRAAMHSGAFLADGGRLRHFSPDEILRLLGFPRGFHWPGGMGLRKRWHLAGNSISVFALREVLRVLPAFSS from the coding sequence TTGAACGTTCTGGAGCTGTTCTGCGGAATCGGAGGCTTTGCCGATGCGGCGGGGAACCGGGCACACATCGTCGCGGCGGTGGACCAGAGCCCGCACGCCCTGGCGGTCTACCGGCTCAACCACCCGGAGACACCCGCCGTCGAGTGGAACCTGGAAACGGTCACCGCGGAAGACCTGCGGGCCTTTCCGGCGGACATGTGGTGGCTCTCCCCTCCCTGCCAGCCCTACTCGGTGCGCGGTCACCGGCGGGACCTGGACGACCCCCGGGCGCTGAGCTTCCGGAACCTTCTGGAGATCCTCCAGGTGGATCCGCCCCTCCATCTCGGCCTGGAGAACGTGGAGGGCTTCGCCGAATCGCGGGCCCGGAAACGGCTCCTGGAAATCCTGGACGCCGGCGGCTTCCGGATCGCCGAGCGGCGGCTGTGCCCGATGGAGCTGGGGATTCCCAGCCGGCGTCCCCGGTATTACCTGATCGCCTCGCGGGAGGAGCTTCTGGATCCTCCCCCGCCGACCGTCCGCGAGGAGCCCCTGGCGTACTACCTGGATGAGCCCCCCTCGCCCGGCTTGTTTCTGCCGGCGGAGCGGATCGAACGCTTCCGGCGGGGGCTCCGGGTTCTGGACCCGTGCAATTCCAGCTCCTATACGACCTGCTTCACCTCGTCCTATGGCCGTGCGGCGATGCACTCCGGGGCCTTCCTGGCCGACGGCGGGCGGCTCCGCCATTTTTCTCCCGACGAGATCCTCCGGCTCCTTGGATTTCCCCGGGGTTTCCACTGGCCCGGAGGAATGGGCCTGCGGAAGCGCTGGCACCTGGCGGGCAACAGCATTTCCGTCTTCGCCCTCCGGGAGGTCCTGCGGGTCCTCCCCGCTTTTTCTTCTTGA
- a CDS encoding rubrerythrin family protein: protein MAKSLKGTKTEKNLLAAFAGESQARNRYTYFASAARKEGFEQIANIFTETAENEKEHAKVFFKHLEGGEVEITAMYPAGVVGSTKANLEAAAAGENLEWTTLYQDFAQVAKDEGFPEVARSFEQIAKVERFHEGRYRKLISNVANGEVFKKKQAVKWHCINCGYVHEGEEPPKNCPACLHPQSYYEVLAENF, encoded by the coding sequence ATGGCAAAATCACTGAAGGGAACCAAAACGGAGAAGAACCTGCTGGCCGCTTTCGCCGGCGAGTCGCAGGCCAGAAACCGCTACACCTACTTTGCCAGCGCGGCCCGGAAGGAAGGCTTCGAGCAGATCGCCAACATCTTCACGGAAACGGCGGAGAACGAGAAGGAGCACGCCAAGGTGTTCTTCAAGCACCTGGAAGGCGGGGAAGTCGAGATCACCGCCATGTACCCCGCCGGTGTCGTCGGCAGCACGAAGGCCAACCTGGAGGCGGCCGCCGCCGGTGAGAACCTGGAGTGGACCACCCTCTACCAGGATTTTGCGCAGGTGGCCAAGGACGAGGGCTTTCCCGAGGTCGCCCGCTCCTTCGAGCAGATCGCCAAGGTGGAACGCTTCCATGAAGGCCGCTACCGGAAGCTCATCAGCAACGTGGCCAACGGGGAGGTCTTCAAGAAAAAGCAGGCCGTGAAGTGGCACTGCATCAACTGCGGCTATGTCCATGAAGGCGAAGAGCCGCCGAAAAACTGCCCCGCCTGCCTGCATCCCCAGTCCTACTACGAAGTCCTGGCGGAGAATTTCTGA